In Parus major isolate Abel chromosome 3, Parus_major1.1, whole genome shotgun sequence, the following are encoded in one genomic region:
- the PHF3 gene encoding PHD finger protein 3 isoform X2 — MDEEGVKESGNDTIDDDELALPNRNLRSRAEEASVTSPRKSPRLMAQEPVRSLRQSTLAKRSNVAPPPNTKKSSVKSGSAPKNGQKQERSPVKEMDVAAHLKTEQPREVRRSTRRSGQVEGTATTASQNNTKCLPGPEDVKEIKSESPEQSKVEETSQELSCANVTEPCSPSPEETKEIVEVAMKTDSENAESVCSVSADTEMIPVKNQASDVIDSMGLENSSEEKTDNKTGESEKKEEHNQIEITGKDNDSSSACMNTDDICETHSNLSSSVKEGVDCSSGSHNVETLDENTSSVKECVTEAGGDDKGMEKTETPSEKLLDSTDCDSKDLKSKEFTSVDPGNSILESTVVDQSSQNIQQQISSTKAEGPEASKFQDDEKQIGISTKCEKNIRPRHSKSVVQNKQNLAAGTRQKSGTVQQEMTRSRTRAGVAVSSLHSPSSASLKRNADEQESHQHPSNPVKIRKKQSDLGLKAKSSVSGVTVKKQTNTKLKKIPRVQASGQAQKSSAQKASEKSPTHQSCSKDTHHSVHSLSGHVSHPAQKQSSKHQLATALKANSSTKEEAETKDPSVVEHLKDDDKEKNKSKRNDKNLQPRQRRSSKSLSLDEPPLFIPDNISTVKKEGLEHTSASESKHIWVPSKQCGFCKKPHGNRFMVGCGRCDDWFHGDCVGLSLSQAQQMGEEDKEYVCVKCCAEEDKKMECFDQNVPDTQMKLEHKEEKTIEGEKLGVSKQTPTCNLNTTTEKAKQTEDTGKHKVKIFRRESGDGKNLPESRDSDSKKGQHVPARKGSQTAAIPRRSPEDKNEKISKESLSTVERSTKSGMHEKQEVKKKKNEKGSNSATHLPAVTASKPSADQIRQSVKQSLKEILMKRLTDSSLKIPEERAAKVATRIERELFSFFRDTDAKYKNKYRSLMFNLKDPKNNILFKKVLKGEVTPDHLIKMSPEELASKELAAWRQRENRHTIEMIEKEQREVERRPITKITHKGEIEIESETPMKEQEEVMEIQEPNTKLFERSEEAEKDKEINESASPDTTSQHKNHLFDLNCKICIGRMAPPTDDLSGKKVKVSVGVARKQSDNEAESIADALSSTSSILASELLEDDKQDSSKSFTPLPKSETPGTVECESLFLARLNFIWKGFINMPSVAKFVIKAYPVSGSFEYLTEDLPDSIQVGGRISPHTVWDYVEKIKASGTKEICVVRFTPVTEEDQISYALLFAYFSSRKRYGVAANNMKQVKDLYLIPLGSSDKVPHHLVPFDGPGIEIHRPNLLLGLIIRQKMKRQITAVSSVTSSFADEAAESTLSSLPPEKKSKPSKTEVSHHDLALEEEEENNFFNSFTTVLHKQRNKSQQSNTDDAPAAVEPLVESTKHEPPKPLRFLPGVLVGWENQPSTLELANKPLPVDDILQSLLGTTGQVYEHSKSEAGPSESIPLLNEQTTLKEETMDVGDVTAEVSEAKTGLDDPQESTNAAVTVDAAGTSSSARSAGSLIGLSLKGKPPDVSTEAYLANLSAQSQNKETEESKENDPKRQLLDKDSVAQEVRRSTNSSFSSSSNSGKKPNENNVNVGSAEGTTANTSKSPPFINLKRDPRQAAGRSQQTNISENKDDASRNEDRQNASGNDQGEPENKQHSGEGGLNLYKSESQTNETQFSSAAAKADNTVASQAEDTKHSQEDALMQNIETVNSFRRGPAVTSSHFETENSSRSEFMSKVPSPIASGSFSSVGSPQQNFQHSKSNPPGFQFQAPAPHNFPPQNNPMFGFPPHLPPPLLPPPGFGFPQNPMMPWPPVAHLSGQPPQYGGPIAQGLPVAHKQSRFLGPENFFQSKDSRRPERHHSDPWGREEQHLERGFSRGKNDRQRLYSETHHQKKDRHEKEWSNEKYWEQDSERNRRRDRNQEKERERKSREEGQRDKERVRSPHSDRAADGKSPRETRNPEKKTEKPKIDEQAHEKDKEREKSKDKHRERESEKNRERHRDHSDRTKSKR, encoded by the exons AACCAGTACGGAGTCTGCGGCAGAGCACACTAGCCAAGCGTTCGAATGTTGCTCCTCCTCCTAATACCAAGAAATCATCTGTAAAAAGTGGATCTGCTCCAAAAAATGGACAGAAACAAGAGAGAAGTCCAGTTAAAGAGATGGATGTTGCTGCACACTTGAAAACGGAGCAGCCTAGGGAGGTTAGACGTAGTACAAGGCGATCAGGACAGGTGGAAggaacagcaacaacagcatcccaaaataatacaaaatgcCTGCCTGGTCCTGAGgatgtgaaagaaataaaatctgaaagccCTGAGCAGTCAAAAGTTGAAGAGACATCCCAAGAGTTAAGTTGTGCTAATGTAACAGAACCCTGTTCCCCTTCTCctgaggaaacaaaggaaatagTAGAGGTTGCAATGAAGACTGATTCTGAGAATGCTGAATCAGTTTGTTCAGTATCTGCCGATACTGAAATGATTCCAGTTAAAAATCAAGCAAGTGATGTGATTGATTCAATGGGCTTAGAAaattcttcagaagaaaaaactgaTAATAAAACGGGGgaatcagagaaaaaagaagaacatAATCAAATTGAAATAACTGGAAAAGATAATGATTCATCTAGTGCTTGCATGAATACAGATGACATTTGTGAGACCCATTCAAATTTGTCCAGCTCTGTGAAAGAGGGGGTTGATTGCAGTTCAGGTTCCCACAATGTGGAAACTCTTGATGAAAATACTTCGTCAGTAAAGGAATGTGTAACAGAAGCTGGAGGTGATGACAAGGGAATGGAGAAAACTGAAACTCCATCTGAGAAACTATTGGACAGTACAGACTGTGATAGTAAAGACTTAAAAAGCAAAGAGTTTACTTCTGTTGACCCAGGAAACAGCATTTTAGAAAGCACTGTTGTTGACCAATCAAGCCAAAATATACAGCAGCAGATTAGCAGTACAAAAGCAGAAGGTCCAGAGGCATCAAAATTTCAGGATGATGAGAAACAAATCGGTATTTCaacaaaatgtgaaaagaaCATTAGGCCCCGTCATAGTAAATCTGTAGTACAGAATAAACAAAATCTGGCTGCAGGTACTCGACAGAAATCAGGTACAGTACAACAAGAAATGACACGGTCAAGAACAAGAGCTGGTGTGGCTGTTTCAAGCCTTCATAGTCCCTCTTCAGCAAGTCTGAAGCGAAATGCAGATGAGCAAGAGAGTCATCAGCATCCAAGTAACCCAGTTAAAATTAGGAAGAAACAATCTGATCTGGGTTTGAAAGCGAAAAGTAGTGTTTCAGGAGTGACTGTAAAAAAACAGACCAAcacaaagctgaagaaaataccCCGGGTCCAGGCTTCTGGGCAAGCCCAGAAGTCATCAGCTCAAAAAGCAAGTGAGAAATCTCCTACTCATCAAAGCTGTTCTAAAGATACCCACCACTCTGTGCATTCCTTGTCAGGCCATGTTTCACATCCTGCTCAAAAGCAATCCAGCAAACACCAACTTGCAACTGCACTAAAAGCAAATAGCTCCACAAAGGAAGAGGCAGAGACTAAAGATCCCTCTGTGGTAGAACATCTGAAGGACgatgataaagaaaaaaacaagtcaaaAAGAAATGATAAGAATCTCCAACCTCGCcagagaagaagcagcaaaagtCTTTCACTTGATGAACCTCCCTTGTTCATTCCAGATAACATTTCAACTGTTAAAAAAGAGGGCTTGGAACATACCTCTGCTAGCGAAAGCAAACATATTTGGGTGCCCAGCAAGCAGTGTGGCTTTTGCAAAAAGCCACATGGCAACAG gtttATGGTAGGTTGTGGTAGATGTGATGATTGGTTTCATGGTGATTGTGTTGGACTGAGCCTTTCTCAAGCACAGCAGATGGGTGAAGAAGATAAAGAGTATGTATGTGTGAAATGCTGTGCTgaagaggacaaaaaaatgGAGTGTTTTGATCAAAATGTACCAGATACTCAAATGAAACTTGagcataaagaagaaaaaacaattgaGGGTGAAAAACTGGGGGTATCAAAGCAAACACCTACTTGTAATCTAAATACAACaactgaaaaagcaaagcaaacagagGACACTGGGAAGCACAAAGTCAAAATCTTCAGACGG GAATCTGGGGATGGCAAGAATTTACCAGAGTCCAGAGACTCAGATTCTAAAAAGGGGCAGCATGTTCCTGCTCGGAAAGGATCACAAACAGCTGCAATTCCTCGGCGGTCCCctgaagataaaaatgaaaaaataagtaaagaaTCCCTTAGTACAGTGGAAAGGTCCACAAAATCAG GTATGCACGAGAAACAAGaagttaagaaaaagaaaaatgagaaaggatCCAATAGTGCAACACACCTGCCAGCTGTGACAGCTTCCAAACCTTCTGCTGATCAGATAAGACAAAGTGTTAAGCAATCTCTTAAGGAAATTCTTATGAAAAG ATTGACAGACTCCAGTTTAAAGATTccagaggagagagcagcaaaaGTTGCCACAAGGATTGAAAgagagctgttttctttttttcgAGACACTGATGCGAAGTATAAGAACAAATACAGAAGTTTAATGTTCAATCTGAAAGATCCTAAAAATAAT ATATTATTTAAGAAAGTACTGAAAGGAGAGGTTACTCCAGATCATCTAATAAAAATGAGCCCAGAAGAGCTGGCTTCCAAAGAACTGGCTGCATggagacagagagaaaacagacat ACAATTGAAATGATTGAGAAAGAGCAGAGGGAGGTTGAAAGAAGACCTATCACAAAAATTACTCACAAAGGAGAAATAGAAATTGAAAGTGAGACACCAATGAAAGAACAAGAGGAAGTAATGGAAATTCAG GAACCTAATACAAAGTTGTTTGAGAGGTcagaagaagctgaaaaggataaagaaataaatgaatctGCATCGCCGGACACCACAAGTCAACATAAAAATCATCTCTTTGATCTAAACTGCAAAATCTGCATAG gcCGAATGGCACCACCTACTGATGATCTGTCTGGGAAGAAGGTGAAAGTGTCTGTTGGGGTTGCACGGAAGCAGTCCGACAATGAAGCAGAGAGCATCGCGGACGCACTCTCCTCCACGTCAAGTATTTTAGCTTCAGAATTACTGGAAGATGATAAGCAAGACTCATCCAAATCATTCACTCCTCTCCCAAA GTCAGAAACACCTGGTACTGTGGAATGTGAAAGTCTGTTTCTGGCACGCCTGAATTTCATCTGGAAGGGCTTTATCAATATGCCTTCAGTAGCAAAATTTGTTATTAAGGCTTATCCCGTTTCTGGCTCCTTTGAGTATTTAACAGAG GATTTGCCTGATAGTATTCAAGTAGGTGGCAGGATATCTCCCCACACTGTCTGGGATTATGTAGAAAAAATCAAAGCTTCAGGGACCAAG GAGATCTGTGTGGTTCGCTTTACCCCAGTAACTGAAGAGGATCAGATCTCCTATGCACTCTTGTTCGCCTATTTCAGCAGTAGAAAACGTTACGGTGTAGCGGCCAATAATATGAAGCAAGTGAAAGATTTGTACCTCATTCCTTTAGGTTCCTCAGATAAAGTCCCTCATCACCTTGTGCCTTTTGATGGGCCTG GGATTGAAATACATCGACCAAACTTATTACTGGGATTGATAATTCGCCAGAAAATGAAGAGGCAGATTACTGCTGTTTCAAGTGTTACCAGTAGTTTTGCAGATGAAGCTGCTGAAAGTACCTTGAGTAGCTTGCcaccagagaagaaaagcaagccAAGCAAAACTGAAGTCTCACATCATGATTTGGCActagaagaagaagaggaaaataatttttttaattccttcacaACTGTGCTACacaagcagagaaataaatcacagcagTCTAATACAGATGACGCTCCAGCAGCTGTTGAACCATTGGTGGAAAGTACCAAACATGAACCACCAAAGCCACTCAGGTTTCTTCCTGGAGTCCTGGTTGGATGGGAAAATCAGCCTTCTACTCTGGAGCTAGCAAATAAACCATTGCCAGTAGATGATATTCTTCAAAGCCTGTTGGGTACGACAGGGCAGGTGTATGAGCACAGCAAGTCAGAAGCAGGTCCTAGTGAAAGCATACCATTATTAAATGAACAGACAACCTTGAAAGAAGAAACCATGGATGTTGGTGATGTAACTGCTGAAGTTAGTGAAGCAAAGACTGGTTTAGATGATCCTCAAGAATCCACTAATGCTGCTGTAACTGTGGATGCAGCAGGGACCTCAAGTTCTGCAAGAAGTGCTGGTTCTTTGATAGGGCTGAGTCTTAAGGGAAAACCTCCAGATGTTTCCACAGAGGCATATTTAGCAAATTTATCTGCTCAGTCACAGAATAAGGAAACTgaagaaagtaaagaaaatgaCCCAAAGCGACAGTTACTGGACAAGGATAGTGTTGCACAGGAAGTTAGAAGGAGCAcaaattccagcttttcttcctcatcaaattcagggaaaaaacccaatgaGAACAATGTTAATGTAGGCTCTGCTGAAGGTACTACTGCTAATACCTCTAAATCACCACCATTTATTAATCTTAAAAGAGACCCACGACAGGCAGCTGGACGAAGCCAGCAGActaatatttcagaaaacaaggaTGATGCTAGCAGAAATGAAGACCGACAAAATGCTTCAGGAAACGATCAAGGAGAACCAGAGAATAAACAACATTCTGGAGAAGGTGGCTTAAACCTGTATAAAAGTGAGTCACAAACCAATGAGACACAGTTCAGTTCAGCTGCAGCTAAGGCAGATAACACAGTTGCATCACAAGCAGAAGATACCAAACACTCACAGGAAGATGCATTGATGCAAAACATTGAAACGGTAAACTCATTTAGAAGAGGACCAGCTGTAACTTCATCtcattttgaaactgaaaactcTTCTCGTTCTGAATTTATGTCCAAAGTCCCAAGCCCTATTGCAAGTGGCAGCTTCTCATCTGTTGGATCTCCACAGCAGAATTTTCAGCATTCTAAATCTAATCCACCTGGATTTCAGTTTCAGGCTCCCGCACCTCATAACTTCCCTCCACAAAACAACCCTATGTTTGGATTTCCTCCTCATTTACCACCTCcgcttcttcctcctcctggttttggttttcctcaAAACCCAATGATGCCATGGCCACCAGTAGCTCATTTATCAGGTCAGCCACCACAGTATGGTGGACCCATTGCACAAGGGCTACCAGTGGCTCACAAACAATCAAGATTTTTGGGACcagaaaatttttttcagagtaaagACAGTAGGAGACCAGAAAGACACCACAGCGATCCTTGGGGCAGAGAAGAACAGCATTTGGAGAGAGGCTTCAGTAGAGGAAAAAATGATCGTCAAAGACTTTACAGTGAAACccatcaccaaaaaaaagaCAGACATGAAAAAGAGTGGAGCAATGAAAAATACTGGGAACAAGATTCTGAAAGGAACAGGCGCAGAGacagaaaccaggaaaaagagagagagcgGAAGAGTAGAGAGGAAGGacagagagacaaagaaagagTGCGATCTCCACACAGTGATAGAGCTGCTGATGGAAAAAGCCCCAGAGAGACtagaaatccagaaaaaaagacagagaagcCTAAAATTGATGAACAGGCTCATGAAAAAGAtaaggagagggagaaaagcaaagacaagCATAGAGAGCGAGAAAGTGAAAAGAACAGAGAGAGACATAGGGACCACAGTGACAGAACTAAAAGCAAAAGGTAA